One Alnus glutinosa chromosome 3, dhAlnGlut1.1, whole genome shotgun sequence genomic region harbors:
- the LOC133864819 gene encoding soluble inorganic pyrophosphatase 1, with product MSNGADGKEAQESHTQRQVPRLNERILSSLSRRSVAAHPWHDLEIGPGAPNIFNCVVEITKGSKVKYELDKKTGLIKVDRILYSSVVYPHNYGFIPRTLCEDNDPLDVLILMQEPVLPGCFLRARAIGLMPMIDQGEKDDKIIAVCADDPEYKHYTDIKELAPHRLSEIRQFFEDYKKNENKEVAVNDFLPSTSAVEAIQYSMDLYAEYILHTLRR from the exons ATGAGTAACGGAGCAGATGGAAAAGAAGCCCAAGAAAGTCATACTCAACGTCAAGTTCCCCGGTTGAATGAGAGAATCCTTTCATCTTTGTCAAGGAGATCAGTTGCTGCACATCCGTGGCATGATCTTGAGATTG GACCTGGAGCGCCCAATATCTTCAACTGT GTGGTTGAGATTACAAAGGGAAGTAAGGTCAAATATGAACTTGACAAAAAAACAGGACTGATTAAG GTTGATCGGATTTTGTATTCATCAGTGGTCTACCCTCATAACTATGGTTTCATCCCTCGCACATTGTGTGAAGACAACGATCCACTTGATGTTTTAATTCTCATGCAG GAGCCCGTCCTTCCGGGTTGCTTTCTCCGAGCGAGGGCCATAGGACTTATGCCTATGATTGACCAG GGAGAAAAAGACGATAAGATCATTGCAGTGTGCGCTGATGATCCAGAGTATAAGCACTATACCGACATCAAAGAGCTCGCTCCTCATCGTCTTTCTGAGATCCGCCAGTTCTTTGAAGACT ACAAGAAGAATGAGAACAAAGAGGTTGCAGTCAACGACTTTTTACCTTCAACATCTGCTGTTGAAGCCATCCAGTACTCGAT GGACCTTTATGCTGAGTACATTCTGCACACCTTGAGGCGATAG